Sequence from the Gammaproteobacteria bacterium genome:
CGTGTTGCGTCGCCGACGTGGGGCAATACGAGAAATTGACCAGATGTTAACCACGCAATTTTAACTACCAGATTTTTAACCACAATCATCGAATCGTTATGGGTGTGCCCTTAAGACAACAGTATCGAGTCGCCCGCTACCTGCTCGCGCAGCGTTTGCAACGAAAAGAGCGCTACCCGCTGGTGCTCATGCTGGAACCCCTGTTCCGCTGCAATCTGGCCTGTGCGGGCTGTGGCAAGATCGACTATCCCGAAGACATTCTCAACCGGCGTTTGAGTGTAGCCGAATCCTTGAGCGCAGTGGATGAATGCGGCGCGCCCATGGTCTCGATCGCGGGTGGCGAGCCGCTGGTGCACAAGGAAATGCCCGAAATCGTGGCGGGAATCGTCGCGCGCAAGAAATTCGTTTATCTGTGCACCAACGCGCTCCTGCTGGAAAAGCGACTCGACGATTACCGGCCGTCGCCATATCTCACGATGTCGATTCACCTGGACGGCAACCGCGAACGGCACGATGCCTCCGTGTGCCGCGACGGCGTGTTCGACAAGGCCACGCAGGCCATCCGCCTCGCGCTGGAAAAGGGTTTCCGGGTGACGGTGAACTGCACTTTGTTCCAGGGCGAATCCGCACACGAAGTGGCGGAATTTTTCGATTACGCAACCGCGCTTGGCGTGGAAGGCATCACCGTGTCGCCCGGTTTCAGCTACGAGCACGCACCGCAGCAGCAGGTGTTCCTGCAGCGCACCGGCGCCAAGCAACTGTTCCGCGACATTTTCAAGCTCGGCAAAAAACGCCGCTGGGCATTCAACCATTCCAGCCTGTTTCTCGACTTTCTGGCCGGCAATCAGACGTATCACTGCACGCCGTGGGGCAACCCCACGCGCAACGTGTTTGGCTGGCAAC
This genomic interval carries:
- the hpnH gene encoding adenosyl-hopene transferase HpnH; this encodes MGVPLRQQYRVARYLLAQRLQRKERYPLVLMLEPLFRCNLACAGCGKIDYPEDILNRRLSVAESLSAVDECGAPMVSIAGGEPLVHKEMPEIVAGIVARKKFVYLCTNALLLEKRLDDYRPSPYLTMSIHLDGNRERHDASVCRDGVFDKATQAIRLALEKGFRVTVNCTLFQGESAHEVAEFFDYATALGVEGITVSPGFSYEHAPQQQVFLQRTGAKQLFRDIFKLGKKRRWAFNHSSLFLDFLAGNQTYHCTPWGNPTRNVFGWQRPCYLLVDEGYAPTFNALMEETDWDRYGTGRNPKCANCMAHCGYEPTAVSDTFTHPLRALQTFMFGPRTEGAMAPELPVGYAESNVADGIRIPIEEIGSRHSAR